A window of the Halobacterium hubeiense genome harbors these coding sequences:
- a CDS encoding beta strand repeat-containing protein gives MADSGGSSASARRSAVAVLAAALVVAAAGVGGAVGAVSGSTTTQAADSNPVEFVYVDDSTSEITFMRADGTTVGTGVSDAAIVGPMADLDDDGLLEASYVTTGAGVKAVDANGETQMLVEDGDASTGKVGVGDWTGDGVPEVVYADANNQLRYVNVSGSPTAVGGEEAKTVLGVTDFDGSGTTDVVFVGTSQNLHYYNGSTTNDTEYGNFANSDAAGAPADIYGDGELWVPVIDGSQYPEIVNSTGTDREFRETSNNTDKQPVAAVDWVGDDTHEIIHSQNAELAYTRADGTTRKVTDADGATVSIDESAGVARVVSRPADLSVSEFAATATGDQNVTVNVTTNHDLSELNVTLDGPETAALTLAAGDFEETGTDPYSYTATYDGSADGEYTATLDSAASAGDATSGNTDTATVDDRVPTVESVNLTDATNGDGDVEAGDEVTVNATVSGDVDSVTADLSAFDAGTVTLTGDGTGSYEANATVGPDATDGDQNVTVTASDGEGNTDSGTTGALRVDTENLSVALNDTRTVEEGQSVEFSPASVSGATGDVTYDWTFGDGNSSSGETVTHTYSASGTYTVEVTATDETGDTASDTTNVTVENPPVVESVNLTDATDGNGTVSPRDEVTVNATVSGSVDSVTADLSAFDAGSVELVADGGTYTNTTTVGANVTEGAQSATVTATGASGTEDSATTGTLDVVVDELTVTVGDDRTVGVNETVEYDASVAGATGDVTYDWTFGDGESATGKTVTHAYADTGTYTVEVTATDDAGTASDVTNVTVEDAPVVESAALTDATNGNGIVAPGDNVTVSATVSGDVASVETDLSAFDAGNVTLTSDGTGDYAANVTVGSNATDGDQNATVVATGNQGNTDTGETGALTVDTENLSVSLNDTKTVEEGESAKFSPASVSDATGSVDYDWTFDDGGSASGETVTHAFEDDGTYEVILTADDGSDDVDTASMSVAVTANETTIEGTTTTDSSTTTDPSTTTSEPTSGDGGDGGTNDPAGSSDDETDPVATATATATPTTGGSAGTTTARPTESTTATATTAPTSERTPTATATAAETATATTAEPGAENVPPQSPGEAPGFGTAAALLALLAAAALALRE, from the coding sequence ATGGCTGACAGTGGGGGCAGCAGCGCGAGCGCGCGGCGGTCGGCGGTGGCCGTCCTCGCCGCGGCGTTGGTGGTCGCGGCTGCGGGCGTCGGCGGGGCGGTCGGAGCGGTATCGGGAAGCACGACGACGCAGGCGGCCGACTCGAACCCGGTGGAGTTCGTGTACGTGGACGACAGTACGTCTGAAATCACGTTCATGCGTGCGGACGGGACGACGGTCGGGACCGGCGTGAGCGACGCCGCAATCGTCGGGCCGATGGCTGACCTCGACGACGACGGCCTGCTGGAGGCGTCGTACGTGACGACCGGGGCCGGCGTGAAGGCCGTCGACGCGAACGGCGAGACGCAGATGCTCGTCGAGGACGGCGACGCGAGCACCGGGAAGGTCGGCGTCGGCGATTGGACCGGGGACGGGGTCCCCGAGGTGGTGTACGCGGACGCGAACAACCAACTGCGGTACGTGAACGTCTCCGGGAGCCCGACGGCAGTCGGCGGGGAGGAGGCGAAGACGGTCCTCGGCGTGACTGACTTCGACGGCTCCGGGACGACGGACGTGGTGTTCGTGGGGACGTCCCAGAACCTCCACTACTACAACGGGTCGACCACCAACGACACAGAATACGGAAACTTCGCGAACAGCGACGCCGCGGGGGCGCCGGCGGACATCTACGGGGACGGGGAACTTTGGGTGCCCGTGATAGACGGCAGCCAATACCCCGAAATCGTGAACAGCACCGGGACCGACCGCGAGTTCCGCGAGACCAGCAACAACACCGACAAGCAGCCCGTGGCGGCCGTCGACTGGGTGGGCGACGACACTCACGAGATTATCCACTCGCAGAACGCCGAGTTGGCGTACACGCGGGCGGACGGGACGACGCGGAAGGTGACAGACGCCGACGGCGCGACGGTCTCCATCGACGAGAGCGCGGGCGTCGCGCGCGTTGTGAGCAGGCCAGCCGACCTCTCGGTCAGCGAGTTCGCGGCGACCGCGACCGGCGACCAGAACGTCACCGTGAACGTCACGACGAACCACGACCTCTCGGAGCTGAACGTCACGCTCGACGGCCCGGAGACGGCGGCGTTGACGCTCGCGGCCGGCGACTTCGAGGAGACCGGCACGGACCCGTACTCGTACACGGCGACCTACGACGGGAGCGCGGACGGCGAGTACACGGCGACGCTTGATTCGGCGGCCTCCGCGGGCGACGCGACCTCGGGGAACACCGACACCGCGACCGTGGACGACCGCGTGCCGACAGTCGAGTCCGTGAACCTCACCGACGCGACGAACGGCGACGGCGACGTGGAGGCGGGCGACGAGGTGACCGTGAACGCCACCGTCTCCGGGGACGTCGATTCGGTGACCGCCGACCTCTCGGCGTTCGACGCCGGCACCGTGACCCTCACCGGCGACGGCACCGGCAGCTACGAGGCGAACGCCACTGTCGGCCCCGACGCCACCGACGGCGACCAGAACGTGACCGTCACGGCCAGCGACGGCGAGGGGAACACCGACAGCGGGACGACGGGCGCGCTCAGGGTGGACACGGAGAACTTGTCGGTGGCGCTCAACGACACAAGAACCGTCGAGGAGGGGCAGTCCGTCGAGTTCTCGCCGGCGAGCGTCTCCGGGGCGACGGGCGACGTGACCTACGACTGGACGTTCGGCGACGGCAACAGTTCGTCCGGGGAGACGGTCACGCACACGTACAGCGCGTCCGGCACGTACACGGTCGAGGTGACCGCGACCGACGAGACGGGCGACACCGCCAGCGACACGACGAACGTGACCGTCGAGAATCCGCCCGTCGTCGAATCGGTGAACCTCACTGACGCGACCGACGGGAACGGTACTGTCTCGCCGCGCGACGAAGTCACCGTGAACGCCACCGTCTCCGGGAGCGTCGATTCGGTGACCGCCGACCTCTCGGCGTTCGACGCGGGGAGCGTGGAACTCGTGGCCGACGGCGGGACGTACACGAACACCACCACTGTCGGCGCGAACGTCACCGAAGGCGCGCAGTCGGCGACTGTGACCGCGACCGGTGCGAGCGGCACCGAGGACAGCGCGACGACGGGGACGCTGGACGTGGTCGTGGACGAACTGACCGTCACCGTCGGGGACGACCGGACGGTCGGCGTGAACGAGACCGTCGAGTACGACGCGTCGGTCGCGGGCGCGACCGGCGACGTGACCTACGACTGGACGTTCGGCGACGGCGAGAGTGCGACCGGCAAGACGGTCACTCACGCGTACGCCGACACCGGCACGTACACCGTCGAGGTGACCGCGACGGACGACGCCGGGACCGCCAGCGACGTGACGAACGTGACTGTCGAGGACGCGCCCGTCGTCGAGTCCGCGGCCCTCACCGACGCGACCAACGGGAACGGCATCGTCGCGCCCGGGGACAACGTCACCGTGTCAGCGACCGTGAGCGGCGACGTCGCCAGCGTCGAAACTGACCTCTCGGCATTCGACGCGGGCAACGTCACCCTCACTTCTGACGGCACCGGTGACTACGCCGCGAACGTGACTGTCGGCTCGAACGCCACCGACGGCGACCAGAACGCGACGGTCGTCGCGACCGGGAATCAGGGCAACACCGACACCGGCGAGACGGGCGCGCTCACGGTCGACACCGAGAACCTCTCCGTGTCACTCAACGACACCAAGACCGTCGAGGAGGGCGAGAGCGCGAAGTTCTCGCCGGCGAGCGTCTCGGACGCGACCGGGAGCGTGGACTACGACTGGACGTTCGACGACGGCGGCAGCGCGTCCGGGGAGACGGTCACCCACGCGTTCGAGGACGACGGCACGTACGAGGTGATACTGACTGCCGACGACGGGTCGGACGACGTGGACACGGCGTCGATGTCCGTGGCGGTGACGGCGAACGAGACGACCATCGAGGGGACCACGACGACCGACTCCTCCACCACGACCGACCCGTCTACCACGACGAGCGAGCCGACAAGTGGTGACGGCGGCGACGGCGGGACGAACGACCCGGCGGGGTCGAGCGACGACGAGACCGACCCGGTAGCCACGGCGACCGCGACCGCGACGCCGACGACCGGCGGCTCGGCGGGCACGACGACCGCGCGGCCGACGGAATCGACCACGGCCACGGCGACGACGGCGCCGACGTCCGAGCGGACGCCGACAGCGACAGCGACGGCCGCAGAGACGGCCACAGCGACCACGGCGGAGCCGGGCGCGGAAAACGTCCCGCCGCAGAGCCCCGGCGAAGCACCGGGCTTCGGGACGGCGGCCGCGCTGCTCGCGCTCCTCGCGGCGGCGGCGCTGGCGCTGCGGGAGTGA
- a CDS encoding AI-2E family transporter: protein MPPSRTTTLAAVLAVLLVAAALLLGAVFGTVFFAVTVAYLLVPIHRRVQRLGLPPWWSSATTAVLASLAVLVPVSVGIYVLTDRASGLVDVLEGLPEVVTLAVYGYEYPVEVGAVTDAVLSFVAAFAVDFAVTLPELALKFTLFGMVVFGLLLAHKDAERALLATIPASYHDVARSLARRAGATLYAIYVLQAVTALATTAIALPVFLALGVPYPIMLAVVAGILQFIPIVGPSLVVGGIALYWASVGNVTGAMLVVVVAGVLVAWLPDVVVRPRLSRRTADLPGSLYFVGFTGGLLTVGPIGIIAGPLVVALVVEAASLLADEHRGAQASLLPEEWP from the coding sequence GTGCCCCCGTCACGAACCACCACGCTGGCAGCCGTCCTCGCTGTGCTCCTCGTCGCCGCCGCGCTGCTGCTCGGCGCGGTCTTCGGCACGGTGTTTTTCGCCGTCACGGTCGCGTACCTCCTCGTGCCGATTCACCGGCGCGTCCAGCGCCTCGGCCTGCCGCCGTGGTGGTCGAGCGCGACGACAGCCGTGCTGGCGTCGCTGGCGGTGCTGGTCCCCGTCTCCGTCGGCATCTACGTGCTCACCGACCGCGCCAGCGGCCTCGTGGACGTGCTCGAAGGACTGCCGGAGGTCGTGACGCTGGCGGTCTACGGCTACGAGTACCCCGTGGAGGTCGGCGCCGTCACCGACGCCGTGCTGTCGTTCGTCGCGGCGTTCGCCGTCGACTTCGCGGTCACGCTCCCGGAGCTCGCGCTGAAGTTCACGCTGTTCGGGATGGTCGTGTTCGGCCTGCTGCTCGCGCACAAGGACGCCGAGCGCGCGCTCCTCGCGACGATTCCCGCCAGCTACCACGACGTCGCGCGGTCGCTGGCGCGGCGCGCGGGAGCGACCCTGTACGCCATCTACGTCCTGCAGGCGGTGACCGCGCTCGCGACGACCGCCATCGCGCTCCCCGTGTTCCTCGCGCTCGGCGTCCCCTACCCCATCATGCTCGCCGTAGTCGCGGGCATCCTCCAGTTCATCCCCATCGTCGGCCCGTCGCTGGTCGTCGGTGGAATTGCGCTCTACTGGGCGAGCGTCGGCAACGTCACCGGCGCTATGCTCGTCGTCGTGGTCGCGGGCGTGCTGGTGGCGTGGCTGCCCGATGTCGTGGTGCGGCCGCGGCTCTCCCGGCGCACCGCCGACCTCCCGGGGAGCCTCTACTTCGTCGGCTTCACGGGCGGCCTGCTCACGGTCGGCCCCATCGGCATCATCGCGGGGCCGCTCGTCGTCGCGCTCGTCGTGGAGGCCGCGAGCCTGCTGGCGGACGAGCACCGCGGCGCGCAGGCGTCGCTGTTGCCCGAGGAGTGGCCGTGA
- a CDS encoding ABC transporter permease: protein MDRGVGAAGREQLTRVTDWLSRAGGRLADDADRLVLPVVGAATVLVLGVVFYYPVWTVFAEAFGDAAEPIRDVLVSEFYMGAAHGLFAHPARVPGDVLAWLASVRVHAAWTGLAPDVWVSYPSVRKGLFGFTAWQAALSTVASVALGLPGAYVLARFEFPGRRTLKSLTILPFVLPSIMVVAGFVATFGTNGTLNGVLTTLGLGKVELLYTLEIVVLAHAFYNAPLVTRMVTSAWENVDASAVETARSLGASPLRAFKDVVAPQLLPALAASAVLTFVFTFMTFPIVLGLGGLQLATVEVWLYARVQQFDVETAAALATLETVVSLGLTYVYLRYEARRTGGGAGNPLPRQRLFALDSNDLRSALVRAGVGLYGVVVAVVFLAPLASMVLASVGGLGDPTLEWWRFLLEKQADSRTQPSVAVWNSLRFGVGALALALPMGVVVAAFSARGGRGRKVADAVLMAPIAVSGIVVGFGMLQSLVFGVELFGYRVSVVGAAVVVAAHAVAGYPFVVRNVAPMLTAVDDRLVESARALGASRARALWDVELPLVWPGVLAGAAFAFALSVGEFDATVLLAGENAYTMPVALKRYLVDRAAGPSVGPAAAMGTILLAVTAASFVVIDRVGGRYRP from the coding sequence ATGGACCGAGGCGTGGGCGCAGCTGGTCGCGAGCAACTGACGCGCGTGACCGACTGGCTGTCCCGAGCGGGCGGCCGGCTCGCCGACGACGCGGACCGGCTGGTCCTCCCGGTCGTCGGCGCGGCGACGGTGCTGGTGCTCGGCGTCGTCTTCTACTACCCCGTGTGGACGGTGTTCGCGGAGGCGTTCGGGGACGCCGCCGAACCGATTCGGGACGTCCTCGTCAGCGAGTTCTACATGGGCGCAGCGCACGGCCTGTTCGCGCACCCCGCGCGAGTCCCGGGTGACGTGCTCGCGTGGCTGGCGAGCGTGCGCGTCCACGCCGCGTGGACGGGGCTCGCGCCCGACGTGTGGGTGAGCTACCCCAGCGTTCGGAAGGGGCTGTTCGGGTTCACTGCGTGGCAGGCGGCGCTCTCGACGGTCGCGAGCGTCGCGCTCGGGCTACCGGGCGCGTACGTGCTCGCCCGCTTCGAGTTCCCCGGCCGGCGCACGCTGAAATCGCTGACCATCCTGCCGTTCGTGCTCCCCTCCATCATGGTCGTCGCGGGGTTCGTCGCGACGTTCGGGACGAACGGTACGCTCAACGGCGTGCTGACGACCCTCGGACTGGGGAAGGTCGAACTGCTGTACACGCTGGAAATCGTGGTACTGGCGCACGCCTTCTACAACGCGCCGCTCGTGACGCGGATGGTGACGTCGGCGTGGGAGAACGTGGACGCCAGCGCGGTCGAGACCGCGCGCTCGCTGGGCGCCAGCCCGCTCCGGGCGTTCAAGGACGTGGTCGCGCCCCAGTTGCTGCCGGCGCTGGCGGCGAGCGCGGTGCTGACGTTCGTGTTCACGTTCATGACCTTCCCCATCGTGTTGGGATTGGGCGGCCTCCAGTTGGCGACCGTGGAGGTGTGGCTGTACGCGCGCGTCCAGCAGTTCGACGTGGAGACGGCGGCCGCGCTCGCCACGCTGGAGACTGTCGTCTCGCTGGGGCTGACGTACGTCTACCTTCGCTACGAGGCGCGGCGCACGGGCGGCGGCGCGGGGAACCCGCTCCCCCGCCAGCGGCTGTTCGCCCTCGATTCGAATGACCTCCGGAGCGCGCTCGTGCGCGCCGGCGTCGGCCTCTACGGCGTCGTCGTCGCGGTCGTCTTCCTCGCGCCGCTGGCGTCGATGGTGCTGGCGAGCGTCGGCGGCCTCGGCGACCCGACGCTGGAGTGGTGGCGCTTCCTCCTCGAAAAACAGGCCGATAGCCGCACCCAGCCGTCGGTCGCGGTGTGGAACTCGCTTCGGTTCGGCGTCGGCGCGCTCGCGCTCGCGCTCCCGATGGGCGTCGTCGTTGCGGCGTTCTCCGCGCGCGGCGGCCGCGGCCGGAAGGTCGCGGACGCAGTCCTGATGGCGCCCATCGCGGTGTCGGGCATCGTCGTCGGGTTCGGGATGTTGCAGTCGCTGGTGTTCGGCGTGGAGCTGTTCGGCTACCGCGTCAGCGTCGTCGGCGCGGCCGTCGTCGTCGCCGCGCACGCCGTCGCGGGCTACCCGTTCGTCGTGCGGAACGTCGCGCCGATGCTGACCGCCGTCGACGACCGGCTGGTGGAGTCCGCGCGGGCGCTCGGCGCGAGCCGCGCGCGAGCGCTGTGGGACGTGGAACTGCCGCTGGTGTGGCCGGGCGTGCTCGCGGGCGCGGCGTTCGCGTTCGCGCTCAGCGTCGGCGAGTTCGACGCCACCGTCCTCCTCGCCGGGGAGAACGCGTACACGATGCCGGTGGCGCTGAAGCGCTACCTCGTGGACCGCGCGGCCGGCCCGAGCGTCGGCCCGGCGGCCGCGATGGGGACGATTCTGCTCGCGGTGACAGCCGCCAGCTTCGTGGTCATCGACCGCGTCGGTGGGAGGTACCGACCGTGA
- a CDS encoding thiamine ABC transporter substrate-binding protein codes for MRRRDYLKTAGVGAAGLLTAGCLQVEESEQTSTSTTTDASTTEGTTTGTTSESTEPLTIATYDSFFGDEGTAGRWLKDQWEADHDTEIEYTAPSNGINEFIQRKDQNAGIDADLFVGLNTPDLVRVDQSLPDSDLFDDLRADLDNDGDVKESLEIDPENRVVAYDTGYITPVYDSTEIDDPETFDALLEPAYEGTLLAQNAQSSDPGLAFLLWTIHEKGPDGYLDYWEDLLANDVRVLDDWTPAYDAFTAGERPMVVSYSTDQVYYNSEEELPHHQISFLNDQGYANPETVGRFADSDQPETAADFVDFVLTDEAQASVAQKNVQIPATTTASLPEGYAEYAKEPPEPVTFTYEELAGNLDEWTEAWAQLVASN; via the coding sequence ATGAGACGGCGCGACTACCTCAAGACGGCCGGCGTAGGCGCCGCGGGACTGCTGACCGCCGGCTGTCTGCAGGTCGAGGAGAGCGAGCAGACGAGCACGAGCACCACCACGGACGCCTCGACCACCGAGGGGACGACGACCGGCACCACCAGCGAGTCCACGGAGCCGCTGACAATCGCGACCTACGACTCCTTCTTCGGCGACGAGGGGACGGCGGGCCGCTGGCTGAAAGACCAGTGGGAGGCCGACCACGACACCGAAATCGAGTACACCGCGCCGAGCAACGGCATCAACGAGTTCATCCAGCGCAAAGACCAGAACGCGGGCATCGACGCCGACCTCTTCGTCGGCCTGAACACGCCCGACCTCGTGCGCGTCGACCAGTCGCTGCCCGACAGCGACCTCTTCGACGACCTGCGCGCCGACCTCGACAACGACGGCGACGTCAAGGAGAGCCTCGAAATCGACCCGGAGAACCGCGTCGTCGCCTACGACACGGGCTACATCACGCCCGTCTACGACAGCACCGAAATCGACGACCCCGAGACCTTCGACGCGCTCCTCGAACCCGCCTACGAGGGGACGCTGCTCGCGCAGAACGCCCAGTCCAGCGACCCCGGACTCGCCTTCCTCCTGTGGACGATTCACGAGAAGGGACCGGACGGCTACCTCGACTACTGGGAGGACCTGCTCGCCAACGACGTGCGCGTGCTCGACGACTGGACGCCCGCGTACGACGCGTTCACCGCGGGCGAGCGCCCGATGGTCGTCTCCTACTCCACCGACCAAGTCTACTACAACAGCGAGGAGGAGCTGCCCCACCACCAGATTAGCTTCCTGAACGACCAGGGGTACGCCAACCCCGAGACCGTCGGGCGGTTCGCGGACAGCGACCAGCCCGAGACCGCCGCCGACTTCGTGGACTTCGTGCTCACTGACGAGGCGCAGGCGAGCGTCGCCCAGAAGAACGTCCAGATTCCCGCGACGACCACCGCGTCGCTGCCCGAGGGGTACGCCGAGTACGCCAAGGAGCCGCCCGAGCCGGTCACGTTTACCTACGAGGAGCTCGCAGGCAACCTCGACGAATGGACCGAGGCGTGGGCGCAGCTGGTCGCGAGCAACTGA